Proteins encoded together in one Corallococcus soli window:
- the rnk gene encoding nucleoside diphosphate kinase regulator produces MTHDHPLIVTDTDLQRLERVVEQYGNARNAEVVEQLESELARAVVTSSTSIPANVVTMNSTVVFEDEEGGGKREVTLVYPKDANSDAGRISILAPVGSALLGLSVGQTVEWPLPNGRTRRLRIVAVPYQPEAAGHFDL; encoded by the coding sequence ATGACCCACGACCACCCCCTCATCGTCACCGACACCGACCTCCAGCGCCTGGAGCGCGTCGTCGAACAGTACGGCAACGCGCGCAACGCCGAAGTCGTGGAGCAGCTGGAGTCCGAGCTGGCCCGCGCCGTCGTCACCTCCTCCACCTCCATCCCCGCGAACGTCGTCACCATGAACAGCACCGTCGTCTTCGAGGACGAAGAGGGCGGCGGCAAGCGCGAGGTCACCCTCGTCTATCCCAAGGACGCCAACAGCGACGCGGGCCGCATCTCCATCCTCGCCCCCGTGGGCAGCGCGCTGCTGGGCCTGTCCGTGGGCCAGACCGTGGAGTGGCCCCTGCCCAACGGCCGCACCCGGCGCCTGCGCATCGTCGCCGTCCCCTACCAGCCCGAAGCCGCCGGCCACTTCGACCTGTGA
- a CDS encoding OmpA family protein, with amino-acid sequence MWRNALFARRHHLGFGGLAVLCAFSAQAQSSTIPGIELERLQLNPGARDSLVLSTGDLLPAGQFRVGLTAHYENRPLVLLENDEEQSVIISNRVTAHVSGAYALTNWLEVGAQLPIVSQWGPETGSVGVSRPTTFALGTPWLQARAGFLSEDRGGPIDLGLHLGAALPLGSKAALTRDEGFTFSPRLGLGKRLANTFRVGADVGALVRTKTYALSPQSSPVRDEMGVELNGGVNVSAGLFGLREEVLVRGTLPVQDSPSSLEVLLGLRVPTADGTEVYFMGGPGFGQTPGTPRFRLLAGVSFGTPPAPAGPVCIAGQPHVASECPDLDADGDGVKNADDRCPTTPGLAELQGCPDGDDDKDGILNLADKCPAQAENKNGFQDEDGCPDDPDSDGDGIVDSKDACPREPETVNGYKDQDGCPDVEPDRDGDKVVDRLDNCPDEPGTEANGGCKEAPLARIDSGRIRILESVFFENNQAVIQKRSNPVLDKVAAILVSHPEIAKIRVEGHTDNTGKADYNLDLSQRRAEAVVDYLVAKGVERGRLEAQGFGPNQPIADNAKADGRAKNRRVEFKIVGEAEGVQTTPASSSPSPEPLQK; translated from the coding sequence ATGTGGAGGAACGCTTTGTTCGCACGAAGGCATCACCTTGGGTTCGGAGGACTGGCCGTCCTCTGCGCTTTCAGCGCCCAGGCCCAGAGCAGCACCATTCCGGGCATCGAACTGGAGCGCCTGCAACTCAACCCCGGCGCACGCGACAGCCTCGTGCTGTCCACCGGTGATCTGCTCCCCGCCGGGCAGTTCCGCGTGGGACTCACCGCGCACTACGAGAACCGTCCGCTCGTCCTCCTGGAGAATGACGAGGAGCAGAGCGTCATCATCTCCAACCGCGTGACGGCGCACGTGAGCGGCGCCTACGCCCTCACGAACTGGCTCGAAGTGGGCGCCCAGCTGCCCATCGTGTCCCAGTGGGGCCCGGAGACGGGTTCGGTGGGCGTGAGCCGCCCGACCACCTTCGCGCTCGGCACCCCCTGGCTCCAGGCCCGCGCCGGCTTCCTCTCCGAGGACCGGGGCGGCCCCATCGACCTCGGCCTGCACCTGGGCGCGGCGTTGCCCCTGGGCAGCAAGGCGGCCCTCACCCGCGACGAGGGCTTCACCTTCTCCCCGCGTCTGGGATTGGGCAAGCGGCTGGCCAACACCTTCCGCGTGGGCGCGGACGTGGGCGCGCTGGTGCGCACCAAGACGTATGCCCTGTCCCCCCAGTCCAGCCCCGTGCGCGACGAGATGGGCGTGGAGCTGAACGGCGGCGTCAACGTGTCCGCGGGCCTCTTCGGCCTGCGCGAGGAGGTGCTCGTGCGCGGCACGCTGCCCGTGCAGGACTCGCCCAGCTCGCTGGAGGTCCTCCTGGGCCTGCGCGTCCCCACCGCGGACGGCACCGAGGTGTACTTCATGGGCGGTCCGGGCTTTGGCCAGACGCCGGGCACGCCGCGCTTCCGCCTGCTCGCGGGCGTCTCCTTCGGCACGCCTCCCGCGCCCGCCGGCCCCGTCTGTATCGCGGGCCAGCCCCACGTGGCCTCCGAGTGTCCCGACCTGGACGCGGATGGCGATGGCGTGAAGAACGCTGACGACCGCTGCCCCACCACCCCCGGCCTCGCGGAGCTCCAGGGCTGCCCGGACGGCGACGACGACAAGGACGGCATCCTGAACCTGGCCGACAAGTGCCCCGCCCAGGCGGAGAACAAGAACGGCTTCCAGGACGAGGACGGCTGCCCGGACGACCCTGACTCCGACGGGGACGGCATCGTCGACTCCAAGGACGCCTGCCCGCGCGAGCCGGAGACCGTCAACGGCTACAAGGACCAGGACGGCTGCCCGGACGTGGAGCCCGACCGCGACGGTGACAAGGTCGTGGACCGGCTGGACAACTGCCCGGACGAGCCCGGCACCGAGGCCAACGGCGGCTGCAAGGAAGCGCCGCTCGCCCGCATCGACTCAGGCCGCATCCGCATCCTGGAGTCCGTCTTCTTCGAGAACAACCAGGCCGTCATCCAGAAGCGCAGCAACCCGGTGCTCGACAAGGTCGCCGCCATCCTCGTCTCCCACCCGGAGATCGCGAAGATCCGCGTGGAAGGCCACACCGACAACACGGGCAAGGCCGACTACAACCTGGACCTGTCCCAGCGGCGCGCCGAAGCGGTGGTGGACTACCTCGTGGCCAAGGGCGTGGAGCGCGGGCGGCTGGAAGCCCAGGGCTTCGGTCCCAACCAGCCCATCGCGGACAACGCCAAGGCGGACGGCCGCGCGAAGAACCGCCGCGTCGAGTTCAAGATCGTCGGAGAGGCGGAGGGCGTGCAGACGACGCCGGCCTCCTCCTCCCCCTCCCCGGAACCCCTTCAGAAGTAA
- a CDS encoding serine/threonine-protein kinase → MYEEEVLLALDEGLLSSEEAAALREDALRLHRGPLELLKERGRLTENTLDLLRKDLARERTDRGGAPIQEAPTLSTAPPQAVDADGAPAFPVPGWDRYEPVRFLGQGGMGQVFLAYDPLLRRNVALKFVRDGDPELARRFLSEARAQARVRHERVCEVYEVGEVRGQAFIAMRYVEGPSLGHLSNTLTLEQRVLVLAQAAEGVHAAHRAGLVHRDLKPGNILVERTEDGGFNPFVMDFGLARDWREEGHPANAVLGTPHYMPPEQARGEGHRLDRRADVYALGGTLYALLTGQPPFTGNTEAEVLTRLQREAPLAPRSLDVNIPEDLEAIVLKCLEKERPLRYDSVRSLIDDLQRFLAGEPVRARQGARYWLRKKVRKHRAALMLGTGVVVVVAGALGQAALARGEVAERERLARAFTERVERIESAVRYSALSRLHDTREDRQALRASMAALEADVRRAGARADGSGQYALGRALFALDDLDGAREKLEAAWAKGFREPRVAWALAQVLGHLYRDQLLLDVERRAPEQREARRKELHRRYRDPALAYLRQAEGPDIPAPPAFVKALFAFYEDRPDEALSLLDTPGMQVPWFYEAPLLRGDILLARAMQRWNGGDRAGSQADLALSREAYAAAVATAESQPGVHAVLGRLELAAMVMELYGEGNVLPHYERGLKALSRALAAAPDHARALVLVARFHRRLAEQRTNQGGEGVEALLEQSLTALRTAEAVAPPSARIPLEQALTHRQWARYQQLHGQDPREQLQRATAAFERLRPEDRDYAFHANLGLTWQGQADAEAARGGDPLPFQAKAIDAYLTALQLSEQEPYTWINLGVGYRKRANAPNAPDAAGDLRKANSALLRALSLNPDNFSACFNGAEVAEQLARFHYLKGEDVSVDLERALALYRQGLGLNAKQPALHNALGSALFWQGELLAEEGGDPEALLAKARASFEQALALAPTQGFAFNNLGEWEVFRAEGQLAKGQDPTVALRAAVEHYAKALERLPDDADFLANLGKAWVHQATWALSRKKDPAPELARAEAALNRARELNPSLGNAWRYLAEAGGVRARWKARGHGADGDFTSAAQAYEEALKRDPRLEYRLAAADFHGAWAGWRLREGQDAAAGLKRGLELADAVVTARPRWVRARAVQEELLRLHAGPRAQVRERAAGARGP, encoded by the coding sequence TTGTACGAGGAAGAGGTCCTCCTCGCGCTGGACGAAGGGTTGCTGTCCTCCGAGGAGGCGGCGGCCCTGCGCGAGGACGCCCTCCGCCTGCACCGCGGGCCCCTGGAGCTGCTGAAGGAACGGGGCCGGCTGACGGAGAACACCCTGGACCTCTTGCGCAAGGACCTGGCCCGCGAGCGCACGGACCGGGGTGGCGCTCCCATCCAGGAGGCCCCCACGCTGTCGACCGCGCCCCCCCAGGCGGTGGACGCGGACGGGGCGCCCGCGTTCCCGGTGCCCGGCTGGGACCGGTATGAGCCGGTGCGCTTCCTGGGGCAGGGCGGCATGGGGCAGGTGTTCCTGGCCTACGACCCGCTCCTGCGCCGCAACGTGGCCCTCAAGTTCGTGCGCGACGGGGACCCGGAGCTGGCCCGCCGCTTCCTGTCCGAGGCCCGCGCCCAGGCCCGCGTGCGCCACGAGCGCGTATGCGAGGTCTACGAGGTGGGCGAGGTGCGGGGGCAGGCCTTCATCGCCATGCGCTACGTGGAGGGCCCGTCGCTGGGGCACCTGTCCAACACCCTCACGCTGGAGCAGCGGGTGCTGGTGCTCGCCCAGGCCGCCGAGGGCGTGCACGCGGCGCACCGCGCGGGGCTGGTCCACCGCGACCTGAAGCCCGGCAACATCCTGGTGGAGCGCACGGAGGACGGGGGCTTCAACCCCTTCGTGATGGACTTCGGCCTGGCGCGCGACTGGCGCGAGGAGGGCCACCCCGCCAACGCCGTGCTGGGCACGCCGCACTACATGCCGCCCGAGCAGGCCCGCGGAGAAGGCCACCGCCTGGACCGCCGCGCGGACGTCTACGCGCTGGGCGGCACGCTGTACGCGCTGCTCACCGGACAGCCGCCCTTCACCGGCAATACCGAAGCGGAGGTGCTCACGCGGCTCCAGCGGGAGGCGCCGCTCGCGCCGCGCTCCCTGGACGTGAACATCCCGGAGGACCTGGAGGCCATCGTCCTCAAGTGCCTGGAGAAGGAGCGGCCCCTCCGCTACGACTCCGTGCGCTCGCTCATCGACGACCTCCAGCGCTTCCTGGCCGGGGAGCCGGTGCGGGCCCGGCAGGGCGCGCGCTACTGGCTTCGCAAGAAGGTCCGCAAGCACCGCGCGGCGCTGATGCTGGGCACCGGCGTGGTGGTGGTGGTGGCGGGGGCGCTGGGGCAGGCGGCGCTCGCGCGCGGCGAGGTGGCCGAGCGCGAGCGGCTGGCCCGCGCCTTCACCGAGCGCGTGGAGCGCATCGAGTCCGCGGTGCGCTACTCCGCCCTGTCGCGCCTGCATGACACGCGCGAGGACCGCCAGGCGCTGCGCGCGAGCATGGCCGCGCTGGAGGCGGACGTGCGGCGCGCGGGGGCGCGGGCGGATGGCTCCGGGCAGTACGCCCTGGGCCGCGCGCTGTTCGCCCTGGACGACCTGGACGGGGCCCGCGAGAAGCTGGAGGCCGCGTGGGCGAAGGGCTTCCGCGAGCCCCGGGTGGCGTGGGCGCTGGCGCAGGTGCTGGGCCACCTCTACCGGGATCAGCTGCTGCTGGACGTGGAGCGCCGCGCGCCCGAACAGCGCGAGGCCCGCCGCAAGGAGCTGCACCGGCGCTACCGCGACCCCGCGCTCGCGTACCTGCGGCAGGCCGAAGGGCCGGACATCCCCGCGCCGCCCGCGTTCGTGAAGGCCCTGTTCGCCTTCTACGAGGACCGCCCGGACGAGGCCCTGTCGCTGCTGGACACGCCCGGCATGCAGGTGCCGTGGTTCTACGAAGCGCCCCTCTTGCGCGGCGACATCCTGCTCGCGCGCGCCATGCAGCGCTGGAACGGCGGGGACCGCGCGGGCTCCCAGGCGGACCTGGCCTTGAGCCGCGAGGCGTACGCCGCCGCCGTCGCCACCGCGGAGAGCCAGCCCGGGGTGCACGCGGTGCTGGGGCGGCTGGAGCTGGCCGCCATGGTGATGGAGCTGTACGGCGAGGGCAACGTGCTGCCGCACTACGAGCGCGGCCTGAAGGCGCTGTCGCGCGCGCTCGCCGCCGCGCCGGACCATGCGCGGGCGCTGGTGCTGGTGGCGCGCTTCCACCGCCGGCTCGCGGAGCAGCGCACGAACCAGGGAGGGGAGGGCGTGGAGGCCCTGCTGGAGCAGTCCCTGACGGCGCTGCGTACCGCGGAGGCCGTCGCGCCGCCGAGCGCCCGCATCCCGCTGGAGCAGGCCCTCACCCACCGGCAGTGGGCGCGCTACCAGCAACTGCACGGGCAGGATCCGCGCGAACAGCTCCAGCGGGCGACCGCGGCCTTCGAGCGCCTGCGCCCCGAGGACCGGGACTACGCCTTCCACGCCAACCTGGGCCTGACGTGGCAGGGGCAGGCGGACGCGGAGGCCGCGCGCGGAGGCGACCCGCTCCCGTTCCAGGCGAAGGCCATCGACGCGTACCTCACGGCCCTCCAGCTGAGCGAGCAGGAGCCGTACACGTGGATCAACCTGGGGGTCGGCTACCGCAAGCGCGCCAACGCGCCGAACGCGCCCGACGCGGCGGGGGACCTGCGCAAGGCGAACAGCGCGCTCCTCCGCGCCCTGTCGCTGAACCCGGACAACTTCAGCGCGTGCTTCAACGGGGCGGAGGTGGCCGAACAGCTGGCGCGCTTCCACTACCTCAAGGGCGAGGACGTGAGCGTGGACCTGGAGCGGGCGCTCGCGCTGTACCGCCAGGGCCTGGGCCTCAACGCGAAGCAGCCCGCGCTCCACAACGCGCTGGGCTCCGCGCTGTTCTGGCAGGGGGAGCTGCTCGCGGAGGAGGGGGGCGACCCGGAGGCCCTGCTCGCGAAGGCGCGCGCGTCCTTCGAGCAGGCACTGGCTCTTGCGCCCACACAGGGCTTCGCCTTCAACAACCTGGGGGAGTGGGAAGTCTTCCGCGCGGAGGGCCAGCTCGCGAAGGGGCAGGACCCCACGGTCGCGCTGCGCGCCGCGGTGGAGCACTACGCGAAGGCGCTGGAGCGGCTGCCGGATGACGCAGACTTCCTGGCGAACCTGGGCAAGGCGTGGGTGCACCAGGCGACGTGGGCGCTGTCCCGGAAGAAGGATCCGGCGCCGGAGCTGGCGCGGGCCGAAGCGGCGCTGAACCGCGCGCGTGAGCTCAACCCGAGCCTGGGCAATGCGTGGCGCTACCTGGCGGAAGCAGGAGGCGTCCGGGCCCGCTGGAAGGCGCGCGGCCACGGCGCGGACGGCGACTTCACGAGCGCGGCGCAGGCCTACGAGGAAGCCTTGAAGCGGGATCCAAGGCTGGAGTACCGGCTGGCGGCGGCGGACTTCCACGGCGCGTGGGCCGGGTGGCGACTGCGCGAAGGCCAGGACGCGGCGGCCGGCCTGAAGCGCGGGCTGGAGCTGGCCGACGCGGTGGTGACGGCCCGTCCCCGGTGGGTGCGGGCTCGCGCGGTGCAGGAGGAGCTGCTGCGGCTCCACGCGGGACCGCGCGCTCAGGTTCGGGAGCGCGCGGCCGGGGCCCGTGGGCCCTGA
- a CDS encoding imm11 family protein translates to MSQRYFDLSDDVYLEGRWELGHPRDAQGLKLHNPWQFRMGRPAFWPERVRIPVKIPGTVLDYSHAPFSIPVVHVRVASIFKQLAPDDVQFFPVDIEGQPDDFLIMNAVHRVNCIDDEASEEVRYWMPKNGLPEKVGTYFSVWGMHLDALRIGSPKVFRPLHWEVSLIVSEDIKLALERLGATGVRFKDVSPLR, encoded by the coding sequence ATGTCGCAGCGGTACTTCGACCTTTCTGACGATGTGTATCTGGAAGGACGCTGGGAACTTGGGCACCCGCGCGATGCGCAGGGGCTCAAGCTCCACAACCCCTGGCAGTTCCGAATGGGCAGGCCGGCTTTCTGGCCCGAGCGTGTTCGCATCCCCGTCAAGATTCCGGGCACCGTGCTCGACTACTCCCACGCGCCCTTCAGCATTCCCGTCGTCCACGTTCGGGTGGCCTCCATCTTCAAGCAGCTGGCCCCGGATGACGTGCAGTTCTTCCCCGTGGACATCGAAGGGCAGCCCGACGACTTCCTCATCATGAATGCCGTCCACCGCGTGAACTGCATCGACGACGAAGCTTCGGAAGAGGTGCGCTACTGGATGCCCAAGAACGGGCTCCCAGAGAAAGTCGGTACCTACTTCTCCGTGTGGGGCATGCATCTGGATGCCCTCCGCATCGGAAGTCCCAAGGTGTTCCGGCCCCTGCATTGGGAGGTGTCGCTCATCGTCTCCGAGGACATCAAGCTCGCCCTGGAGCGCCTGGGGGCCACCGGCGTGAGGTTCAAGGACGTATCCCCGCTGCGTTGA
- a CDS encoding sigma 54-interacting transcriptional regulator yields MSPPKNPAEFSTTAVRSQATPSQAAHAVPALTLIGHAQPQRIGERLLLDGLLSGERAVALSRNAPDFSRPGGVLSLPLGDPFLSRTPVRFEPGVRGGVRLLVPEDGTPVVVGSEPVKGGREFPAEALASGVPLVLAGRVALLLHRATPRAAGALGSPADLTALGMVGDSEGIVRVREDVLRVADLQVPVLVRGETGTGKELVARALHTQGPRRAGPFVSVNLGALSKDLIAAELFGTLRGAFTGATRDRDGFFRAAHGGTLFLDEVAEAPPEVQAALLRVLETGEVYPVGGQTPVRVDVRLVTATDADLEARIHDGRFKAPLLHRLAGFEIVVPPLRERREDIASLFLHFARQELETTGEAGRLTSADARAEPWLPASLAVRLARSAWPGNVRQLRNVARQLVIGSRGLPGLRVDARLEQTLDADALPIPGQPLSPEPPPHSENTPTGHRTPARRKPADVSEQEVLEALRACAWDLKATADWLGIPRSSVYVLIDKSSLLRTARDLSPEEITRCFHECEGDLDRMVQKLEVSRRALQRRVRELGLEGT; encoded by the coding sequence ATGTCGCCCCCCAAGAACCCCGCTGAATTCTCCACGACCGCCGTCCGCTCGCAGGCCACGCCCTCACAGGCGGCCCACGCGGTGCCCGCGCTGACCCTCATCGGCCACGCGCAGCCGCAGCGCATTGGCGAACGCCTGCTGCTCGACGGGCTCCTGTCCGGGGAGCGCGCCGTGGCGCTGTCCCGCAACGCCCCGGACTTCAGCCGTCCGGGCGGCGTGCTGTCGCTGCCCCTGGGGGACCCGTTCCTCAGCCGCACCCCGGTGCGCTTCGAGCCCGGGGTGCGCGGCGGCGTCCGGCTGCTCGTGCCGGAGGACGGGACGCCGGTGGTGGTGGGCAGTGAGCCGGTGAAGGGCGGGCGGGAGTTCCCCGCGGAGGCGCTGGCGTCGGGCGTGCCGCTGGTGCTCGCAGGGCGCGTGGCGCTGCTGCTGCACCGGGCCACCCCGCGCGCGGCCGGTGCGCTGGGGTCCCCGGCGGACCTGACGGCGCTGGGCATGGTGGGGGACAGCGAGGGCATCGTCCGGGTGCGCGAGGACGTGCTGCGCGTCGCCGACCTCCAGGTGCCGGTGCTGGTGCGGGGCGAGACGGGCACGGGCAAGGAGCTGGTGGCGCGAGCGCTCCACACGCAGGGGCCCCGCCGCGCCGGCCCCTTCGTCAGCGTCAACCTGGGCGCCCTGTCGAAGGACCTCATCGCCGCGGAGCTGTTCGGCACGCTGCGGGGCGCGTTCACCGGCGCCACGCGCGACCGCGACGGCTTCTTCCGCGCCGCCCACGGCGGCACCCTCTTCCTGGACGAGGTGGCCGAGGCCCCTCCGGAGGTGCAGGCGGCGCTGCTGCGCGTGCTGGAGACCGGCGAAGTCTATCCGGTGGGCGGCCAGACGCCCGTGCGCGTCGACGTGCGGCTCGTCACCGCCACCGACGCGGACCTGGAGGCGCGCATCCACGACGGACGCTTCAAGGCCCCGCTGCTGCACCGGCTGGCGGGCTTTGAAATCGTCGTGCCGCCCCTGCGCGAGCGCCGGGAGGACATCGCGTCGCTGTTCCTCCACTTCGCCCGCCAGGAGCTGGAGACCACCGGCGAGGCCGGGCGCCTGACGTCCGCGGACGCCCGCGCGGAGCCGTGGCTCCCGGCGTCCCTGGCCGTGCGGCTGGCGCGCTCCGCGTGGCCCGGCAACGTGCGCCAGCTCCGCAACGTCGCCCGGCAGCTCGTCATCGGCAGCCGGGGCCTGCCCGGGCTGCGCGTGGACGCCCGGCTGGAGCAGACGCTGGACGCCGACGCCCTGCCCATCCCCGGACAGCCCCTGTCCCCGGAGCCGCCCCCCCATTCGGAGAACACCCCCACCGGGCACCGCACGCCCGCGCGCCGCAAGCCCGCGGACGTGAGCGAGCAGGAGGTGCTGGAGGCCCTGCGCGCCTGCGCGTGGGACCTGAAGGCCACCGCGGACTGGCTGGGCATCCCGCGCTCCTCCGTGTACGTGCTCATCGACAAGAGCTCGCTGCTGCGCACCGCGCGGGATTTGAGCCCGGAGGAGATCACCCGCTGTTTCCACGAGTGCGAGGGGGACCTGGACCGCATGGTGCAGAAGCTGGAGGTCTCCCGCCGCGCCCTCCAGCGCCGGGTGCGCGAGCTGGGCCTGGAAGGCACCTGA
- a CDS encoding DUF4215 domain-containing protein produces MNVMDSLFKGQASRTVARAGFTAAALSALFLLIGCESGDPRPSTPEPVLSRQQSSALVGDGRLQPGEQCDDGNTTSGDGCSASGTVEAGYLCNVPGNACSLASLCGNNVTNTGELCDDGDTVDNGTGCSSSCDLSLCGNGVFENRAYPSFAQEVCDDGNRFEGDGCSRQCEVEPGFACAGSPSRCVGAGVAIFNTGVDNQNRRLEGIVADPHWFYAGTATGADTGVRNATDWPLEMQTARFMAPLGGQTCVYQDFLVPSTTNVAQFRVRLATFNDNQFDSAKVNGATVFPVTVSEPSGQPWQKNIFREFGTSAPWRAGVNRIELCNENAASPPNAFRYLFVDAYDDRCGDGAISLREECDDGNATNGDGCSASCGIEPGYGCAGAPSSCAQTCGNGALNAGEQCDDGNTTANDGCNASCRVEAGYACPTPGSACLASCGDGTINAGEQCDDGNAFGSDGCSAACRIETGYTCSGAPSSCAPLCGNGLLNPGELCDDGNTSLGDGCSNACTLELGYACATPGQPCAQTCGNGTMNPGEQCDDGNLTSTDGCSTECRVERGYACTTPAAGPSVCAFTCGNGALETGEVCDDAETQSGDGCSNGCRVEPGWSCSGTPSVCATLCGDGVTAGAEVCDDGNSTPGDGCNASCQVEAGWSCPAPGNACFNTCGNGVINAGEQCDDGDVASGDGCNGVCAVEPGYSCNGAPSLCGTTCGDGVRAGAEVCDDGNLTAGDTCSPRCLLEIGQACTASNVCEAVCNPVSQVCAAANVCGNGIKDAAEACDDGNTTANDGCSATCTVEEGQEPAPAAPVITGPAPGTTVNTSTPAITGTGQPGSQVTVREGGTVLCTAAVDASGNWSCVPTTPLVDGPHEVTATAETPKGGTSTVSNTVPFVVDTQVDTQAPDTVIVKAPPASGSSRTADFEFGPQEEGVTFECSLDGGPFVPCQARYTVPPGEHTLRVRAVDDAGNVDASPAVHTWTVTNTRAFAGGGCSAAPDASWLALLGLMGLPGLRRRQRRPAA; encoded by the coding sequence ATGAACGTCATGGATTCCCTCTTCAAGGGACAGGCGTCACGCACGGTCGCGCGCGCGGGCTTCACCGCCGCGGCCCTCAGTGCCCTGTTCCTCCTCATCGGCTGCGAGTCGGGTGACCCGCGGCCCTCCACCCCTGAACCCGTGCTCTCGCGCCAGCAGTCCTCGGCGCTCGTGGGCGACGGCCGGCTCCAGCCCGGCGAACAGTGTGACGACGGCAACACCACGAGCGGGGACGGCTGTTCGGCCTCCGGCACCGTGGAGGCCGGCTACCTGTGCAACGTGCCGGGCAACGCCTGTTCGCTCGCGAGCCTGTGCGGCAACAACGTCACCAACACGGGCGAGCTGTGCGACGACGGCGATACCGTGGACAACGGCACCGGCTGTTCGTCCTCGTGTGATTTGTCCCTGTGCGGCAACGGCGTCTTCGAAAACCGGGCGTACCCGTCCTTCGCGCAGGAGGTCTGCGACGACGGCAACCGCTTCGAGGGCGACGGGTGCAGCCGGCAGTGCGAGGTGGAGCCCGGCTTCGCCTGCGCCGGCAGCCCCAGCCGCTGCGTGGGCGCGGGTGTCGCCATCTTCAACACCGGCGTGGACAACCAGAACCGCCGCCTGGAAGGCATCGTGGCGGATCCGCACTGGTTCTACGCGGGCACCGCCACGGGCGCGGACACCGGCGTGCGCAACGCCACTGACTGGCCCCTGGAGATGCAGACCGCGCGCTTCATGGCGCCCCTGGGCGGGCAGACGTGCGTCTACCAGGACTTCCTGGTCCCCTCGACGACGAACGTCGCCCAGTTCCGGGTGCGACTGGCCACCTTCAACGACAACCAGTTCGACAGCGCGAAGGTGAACGGCGCGACGGTGTTCCCCGTCACCGTCAGCGAGCCCTCCGGCCAGCCGTGGCAGAAGAACATCTTCCGCGAGTTCGGCACCTCCGCGCCCTGGCGCGCGGGCGTCAACCGCATCGAGCTGTGCAACGAGAACGCGGCCTCGCCCCCGAACGCCTTCCGCTACCTGTTCGTGGATGCGTATGACGACCGCTGCGGCGACGGCGCCATCTCCCTGCGCGAGGAGTGCGACGACGGCAACGCCACCAATGGCGACGGTTGCAGCGCGAGCTGCGGCATCGAGCCCGGCTACGGCTGCGCGGGCGCGCCCAGCTCCTGCGCCCAGACGTGCGGCAACGGCGCCCTCAACGCCGGCGAGCAGTGCGACGACGGCAACACCACCGCGAACGACGGCTGCAACGCGAGCTGCCGCGTCGAGGCGGGCTACGCCTGCCCCACCCCGGGCAGCGCCTGCCTGGCGTCCTGCGGTGATGGCACCATCAACGCTGGTGAGCAGTGCGACGACGGCAACGCGTTCGGTTCGGACGGCTGCTCCGCGGCGTGCCGCATCGAGACGGGCTACACCTGCTCCGGAGCGCCTTCCTCCTGCGCCCCGCTGTGCGGCAACGGCCTGCTGAACCCCGGCGAGCTGTGCGACGACGGCAACACGAGCCTGGGCGACGGCTGCTCCAACGCCTGCACCCTGGAGCTGGGCTACGCCTGCGCCACGCCGGGCCAGCCCTGCGCGCAGACGTGCGGCAACGGCACCATGAACCCGGGCGAGCAGTGCGACGACGGCAACCTCACGTCCACCGACGGCTGCTCCACCGAGTGCCGCGTGGAGCGGGGCTACGCCTGCACCACGCCGGCGGCCGGCCCCTCCGTGTGCGCCTTCACCTGTGGCAACGGTGCGCTGGAGACGGGCGAGGTGTGTGACGATGCCGAGACTCAGTCCGGCGACGGCTGCTCCAATGGCTGCCGCGTCGAGCCGGGTTGGAGCTGCTCGGGGACCCCGAGCGTGTGCGCCACCCTCTGCGGTGATGGCGTGACGGCGGGCGCCGAGGTGTGCGACGACGGCAACAGCACGCCGGGCGACGGCTGCAACGCGTCCTGCCAGGTGGAGGCGGGTTGGAGCTGCCCCGCGCCCGGCAACGCGTGCTTCAACACCTGCGGCAACGGCGTCATCAACGCGGGCGAGCAGTGCGACGACGGCGACGTGGCGTCGGGTGACGGCTGCAACGGCGTCTGCGCCGTGGAGCCCGGCTACTCGTGCAACGGCGCTCCCAGCCTCTGTGGCACCACGTGCGGCGACGGTGTCCGCGCGGGCGCCGAGGTGTGTGACGACGGCAACCTCACGGCGGGCGACACCTGCTCGCCGCGCTGCCTGCTGGAGATTGGCCAGGCGTGCACGGCCTCCAATGTCTGTGAAGCGGTCTGCAACCCCGTGTCCCAGGTGTGCGCCGCCGCCAACGTGTGCGGCAACGGCATCAAGGACGCGGCGGAGGCGTGCGACGACGGCAACACCACCGCGAACGACGGCTGCTCGGCCACGTGCACCGTGGAAGAGGGCCAGGAGCCCGCGCCCGCGGCCCCCGTCATCACCGGCCCCGCGCCCGGCACCACCGTGAACACCTCCACCCCCGCCATCACCGGCACCGGTCAGCCCGGCAGCCAGGTGACGGTGCGCGAAGGCGGCACGGTGCTCTGCACCGCCGCCGTCGATGCCTCCGGGAACTGGAGCTGCGTGCCCACCACCCCGCTGGTGGACGGCCCGCATGAAGTGACGGCCACCGCCGAGACGCCCAAGGGGGGCACCAGCACCGTCTCCAACACCGTGCCCTTCGTCGTGGACACCCAGGTGGACACCCAGGCTCCCGACACCGTCATCGTGAAGGCGCCGCCCGCGAGCGGCTCCTCCCGGACGGCGGACTTCGAATTCGGACCCCAGGAGGAGGGGGTGACGTTCGAGTGCAGCCTGGACGGGGGCCCCTTCGTCCCGTGCCAGGCCCGGTACACCGTGCCCCCCGGGGAGCACACCCTGCGGGTGCGCGCGGTGGATGACGCGGGCAACGTGGACGCCTCGCCCGCGGTGCACACCTGGACCGTCACGAACACGCGCGCCTTCGCGGGCGGCGGGTGCAGCGCCGCGCCCGACGCCTCCTGGCTCGCCCTCCTGGGCCTGATGGGACTGCCCGGCCTGCGCCGCAGGCAGCGCCGTCCGGCCGCCTGA